A genomic region of Gemmata massiliana contains the following coding sequences:
- the tpx gene encoding thiol peroxidase, giving the protein MARTVTFKGNAVELAGNELKAGDTAPAYTGLQGLSAVSLADTPAKARLFSVVPSLDTGVCSMQTKKFDEGIKALGDAVACYTVSLDLPFAQNRFCTSEGIATMKTVSDVHDHSFGKNWGVLIEKGLPLKLLTRAVFVVDGAGKVTYAEYVPEVTNHPNYDAALAALKAAAK; this is encoded by the coding sequence ATGGCACGCACCGTCACGTTCAAGGGCAACGCGGTCGAACTGGCAGGTAACGAACTGAAGGCCGGCGACACCGCCCCGGCTTACACCGGCCTGCAAGGGCTGTCGGCCGTCTCGCTCGCGGACACCCCGGCCAAGGCCCGGCTGTTCAGCGTGGTGCCGTCGCTCGACACGGGCGTGTGCAGCATGCAGACCAAGAAGTTCGACGAGGGCATCAAGGCGCTCGGCGACGCGGTCGCGTGCTACACGGTGAGCCTCGATCTCCCGTTCGCGCAGAACCGGTTCTGCACGAGCGAGGGCATCGCGACGATGAAGACCGTTTCGGACGTTCACGACCACTCGTTCGGCAAGAACTGGGGCGTGCTCATCGAGAAGGGCCTGCCGCTGAAGCTCCTCACACGCGCGGTCTTCGTTGTCGACGGCGCCGGGAAGGTGACCTACGCCGAATACGTCCCCGAGGTGACCAACCACCCGAACTACGACGCCGCACTCGCCGCGCTCAAGGCTGCTGCGAAGTAA